In Miscanthus floridulus cultivar M001 chromosome 19, ASM1932011v1, whole genome shotgun sequence, the DNA window TGACGGGGACAACGGCAGCCCTCCGGGTATTCGACGGAAGATAGAATGTAGTAAGTAAAGAacggcatgtatattactcacagcggggtttgagcagagagtttgctcggaacaaagcgcagatgccgcgccacTGAGGTCGCgcatcccagagtcgatggaggacgtctctccgacgggtgccgggtcgcgagtctcctcgcagaggtggagtatgccgagccggttggcgacgaagtctaggctttcaaagaggaaggcctgggatggcttgagaacgggtggaacccgcatccccaCAGGCGAGAGTGCGGGATACTCCAGCAAGCCGAAGTGAATCGtgtcgcccgagcccgccacggcgggggtggtgGAAAATGGGTCATCCgttgaccaaaaagtgttgaatgtacaatgtcctccccacggacggcgccaattgtcggtacagaaagtgaccaactagtgaatatttgtagttttgctgtacgttgtgatcagaggtggtatagcactcaatgacatatgatttatactggtttaggcaacgtgccctacgtctagtttgggtcggtcggtgactttattcctgagcataGGTGCTTGAAGTCTgtggtggggttacaaacgagaatgagaaaggtggggtgtacgagaggcccggtcgggtccgaccggaagggACGAGGGCGACCAGAtctccgctatgagctaggtgttcaagcgtgtgcttgaggggctgtgagctatcgatctagtgaatctCAACTTGAAGGAAGTCGACCTCCTccgttggagggagcacatccccttttatagataaaggggatggctttacaggtgagagggagagagtacggatgtttctaagccttgttgcccacgccgacgaggatagcgatgatggtaggcgcccacaatactgttgatgtcactgtagaatgtcaggtgcacatgggagattgcgttggcttcttcaggaagggtggatgttggtacctgcaaaatactgttggtatgtgaggagccctaccacgtgtaccaggtatggtgaatcctggCGCCCACAGTACTATCGGTGCCTAGTGGCATGTGGGGGGCTTTTTGCCGTACGGGAGTccaacggcgcctacaatactgtagatacaaatgtcggcgcctacaatactgtttgtgtcagggcggttgtggaGCATTGTTCCcgcaggcgtacagggtatggtccctggtatcgtggtttgacttgtgcgctgcTTTCTCCGTTTgcccctggtcccttccgagcaggcgtccccggtcggatggctctagtcggccctggccgcgccagtcggagaagaacgGTAAGCAGGCTTCCTATGGGGTCCCCGGTtggagacacggggtcagagtaggaagcagcgttttgggccaggccttccaatcAGAGAGACCGCCCGGAGGcggctggtgcccgaagcgagtgctccggtcggagaggtgggctgaagAAGTTGACGAGCAGGCGCtcgttcttttgggtagaccttccggtcggcgaccggactgTCCTTTCggcccgttgtgttttagactcttaggtcggcccatgaactacatgccattttcttgggccgagccctggcgtggaagccggtccccgagggaccccgggtttatgaacccgacagatcaCTTAACTATGTTTCACCATTActacttgttagtgcaactataCTAGTTACGAATTGAATTATGAATCATGAGCATATCATTCTCTAATAAATGTCATCCTTTTTATGCGAAAGTTACACATGCCTATTAATCCCTACATCCACCAAATACATATGTTGGAATAAGCCTTCTGAGTACACGCAATGTACTCATGGTGCTGCTGATAAGTTGTTTTGCAAGTACTTTTGACTTGATGACCAAGCTCAATGAAGTCGAAGTGTAGCAGACTTCGAGACAGTGTCCCCCCAAATGAGCTATAGTTATTCTGACAGTAGTAGAGAAGAGATTGAGAGTAAAACTTAGTTAGAACATGGGTTAATTAATGAACCATCTAGATGTCATGTTTAAGATTGCACCTCACTTGTATTTTCTTTTATGATTAATGATGTAATTTGATAAATTATTCAATGTATGATGATTGTGATATGTGAGTGGCTTGATGATTGGTTCGTGTTGTGTAACTCAACCATAAAAGATCCTGAAGAGGAGGTGCGGATGGCACTCTCCTGGGATCCTTGGTGTCAGTTTAGGCTAAAGCGGGTCGGTCAAGGAGATGACACCTGGTTTAGTTAAATTGACGCGTCGGAACCCCATAATCACCAATGATCCGTGGTGAAACAAAAATGTATCATAATTATGCACTAGCCTATGGCATGATTTTGATTTGTCACTAAATTCGTCATAGATATGCGCATTTCTACTGTGATAAGTGTGCTTCCTTCTAATAAACCAAGGCTAGTATACCTTGAGTCTAAAGTAGTTTGGTTTTTTTGTTAAGCTGAGGAAACTATTATGAATAAGTAGTTTTATGTGTCATATAGGCACTAATTAAGAATATTCAcattttaatctatatttaagaATATCATTGCATGGACATATTCCTTTCGAAGATGAACATAACTATTCCACTTATTGTATTTCTACTATTGGTTTGTGAGCTCGTTGAACCCAAGGTGAAATGAAAGTGCAAATATATGAGGATAAAATGGTTTTTGAATATTTAAGATACTAAGTTACTGAGGTTAACTCTAATTCTTGCTCTTTTGTGTCAACTAATTATTATGAGCACTTATAGCCTTTGATAGAAAGACCACTAGTGGTTTGTGACTGATCAACAAAGAGTCATGTGTGACGCAAACAAAAACATTTGTTACCAAATTGGTTAGTGAAATCCACCTTGCATGCATACATAAATCATGAAGGTATGAAGAAAACATGCAATTCATATCTTCTCGGATCATTCGAAATAACACTTGTACGACATGTATGCGAGGGGAAAGGTATATCCCTCTCTGTCTGTTGAGGTGGGCTAGTgttggtttttcttttttattgctcCAGGTGAAACTTATAATTTGGCGATGTAATTCTTTTAGTCAGTTGTAATTGAGCACCGGTGATTGACCTTATTGTTGTTCTTGTCCTTGGAGAAATAGACGAGGCTAAAATCTCCTAGGATGAGCCATTTTACTCCATGTAGAGGTCACAGCTACTTAAATTCTCCTATAAAATCCGCTTCTTGGCCATCGTGGGGAGGGCCACAGATAGTGCTAAGCAAGAAAGAGGTACTGCATTctagcaattttttttaaaaattttaccctttttaaatttttattttgaaaacagcCGTGCTTgtttttaatttttatttttgaCCTTTTTGTCACGCCAACACACCTGGGGTGACAAAATCACGCTGTCGCGTTATATGCATTGGCACGGCAAGATATTTCACGTTGGATGGCGACTTCTACGTAGTAAACCTTGTCACGACACTCATTCATGTTGGCGCGACAGTAGTGTTTTGCCGCAGCAACAAAGTGGCGTGACAAAGCTTAGCCTTacaaaaattatattttttttccaTGCGACATTGGATATGaatatgatttttatatgaaaattgtagagttCGATTACGGGACGGCGACAGACGGACGCCGTGGGGCTGGACAGGGTGACAAGGTCGAGTAGGGGTGGCGTGGTCGAAGCAACCGCCGGCGATGAAGAAGACCGTCGACGCTGGGCGGCAGGAAGATCGGCGGCGGCCTCTGTGCGGGCGGTTCGCTAGCGCAGCGATGGGTGCACGGTGAAAACAACCGAAGAGAATTTTTGGATAGTCTATCGGTTGGCCCAACCAGGGCACTGACAATCTAGACCCCTCGTCATTCTCAACACTCTACCTAGTTAAGCtattgttggcggtcactaacgatcaaatccgaccgccaaataaagtccaaaataggagaaataaacaatcttttgacacatatACCTTTACTATTGTCATAGTTctacttgtattggagaaaacatgttttgcaggacacacattcgaatacaagtggaaaaaccaagcaaaaggcgcAAGAAAGAAATCGTAAAGCAGAAATTCGCAACGAGAGAAATGGAGAAGCCCACCTTCACGCAACGACCTGGGCCGAGCACCACCGGGGGAAGGGTCCAGGCCTACCTAGGCCCCCCACCGCCGCCTCTCGGGGCCCACGCTCCTCCGGCggttgcatgcctccatgcatcCGCGGTTTTGGCCGGTTTTCTATTTTGTTGGCGCCAAACCGACCACACTCCACTATAAAAAAAGGGTGGAGCTACAACTTTCTATTTTTGAGTTTTTTTCACTTAaggtcgttaagatgctcgagaaaataatataaagtttcagcagCATAATAATCACACGAGGGCTTGTCGTCTTAGAAATAATATATTTCTTGTATGATataaaatgaagatactttttaaaAATAAAGTAATATCTCTCAATGGGATATGCAAGAGTTTTTACATTTGAGGTTGTTAAGATACTTAAAAAGTAATATAAAGCTTTATCAGCATATTAACGGCGCACTAAAATTATATCTTTTTGTACGGTGTCAAATAAAAATAGTTTTTATATTAAAGTTATAGTTATTGATAAGATctacaaattttaaattttgaaattttgtaTTTGAGATAGTTAAGAGGCTCAAAAGATAATCTAAGTGGTTTTTTTAAACGAGAAATCACCAAATCGCCGTGCCCCTCATGTTGTCAGGACGAGAGCAAATTGCATAGAAGTTGTTCTGGTGCGGGTGCGGCTGAAATCTCAGCACGTCAAGCCGCACAAACATAGAAACATATATATAGCTCATTCAAAACGGGAACATGCTGCTACCTTTTATTCGGAAAGCCATGTACTAGCTTGCAAAAAGTTACACGGGGATGACAGCGGTCGGGCTGTTCAATGCACGTGAGACtaaatctaatctaatgacatgcATGCGCGCGACTAGGAACCTGCGTACATGGACGAGACGTGAGACGAGTTCCTTTTCCCTAATCCACGCTGGTTGTGATCACACTGTCTGTCAAACGGGAGGGCTCATGGGCGGATGGCACTCCTTCTTGCACATGGCTTCAGTGTCCCAGCACATCGTCGGCGTGTACTGGCTCCAGCAGCAGAAGTCGCAGCGCCCGTTGCCACACGCCTTGTAGCAAAAGGGTCGCGGCAACGTCAACTCCTCCGCCCCGCGCTCTCCGCCGGTGACATCTCTAGGCACTCGACCACCTATATATATGGATCACAGCATTGCATTGCATCAGAATATACATAGACATCCGGGATCTGGCCTGAGAAATCACTCTCTTGGTATATATATACTTACAATGCACGGAGGTTGCAAGACATCCGAGAAGGACGGCGATCAGGATCGTCGTCGCCGCTGCATTACCGTTCGTCGTCATTTTGAAGATTGACGTAAGCACGCTGCCTTTCTCGGGTCCGGGCTTTGTTTCTTATTTCTTATCGTGGCTACGGCGGAGGCCATCCGTTGATTTTATACTCCTATCTGGAGCACGAGTTATGGAATAAAATTTTCCCCCAGCCTAATTTTCTCTTTTTTAGAAAATAGCCTGCATTAGACTTTCTAAGATTTGATCATCTGCATATATGGCAGCGTTGCTTAAAATAATGGAAATTGTGCTTCGAGATTTGTCTCTCCTTACAAAGCATGACCGGATATATAGTATGTACAAACTAGCATATCTGGATATGCCGTATGTACATCCCAGTGCATATCTAATTATTATTTCCATATACTCATTTAATACTCCATTTGCCAACAAATAAAATCCATCGCCAGCATTTCCTTAATTAATAATAAGGCCGATTAAAGAAGGCCCGGCCATATTTCACACTACTATAGAAAAGGAAAGCCCACCCCACGCCAGGCCCATCTTTTATCAATCCTAGCCCAATCTGCAGCTTCGACGCTCTAATGGCCTAGCACGTTCATAGCTGCGCCCATGGATTACAAAACTGCACGATGACCCCACATGGCACAGGGAGAGGCGGTCAAATCATCGAGAGGCAAATCACCTGGGCCCACTTCACAATATTGATGAATCATGACCGACCATTATCCATCCGACGGCTAAGAATTGTCTGATCGTGTCAACCCGTGATTCGGCGAGGGCGCGCACTAGACTCACCCAGTCGGTGACGGTGTCTCCACTAGTCAAGTCAACCCGCGTTCAAAAAAACAAAGACAGTCTGACCCCCcctcccacacacacacacaaacacataTTCCCTCTGTCTGCTCCAACCAGttcacacgccgccgccgccgccgcgtgctcgccggaaccctaggacCCTGCGACCGTGGCGGGAGGCGCTGCCGCAGCCATGACAGGGTGCGCCCCCATCTCCGATTCGACCATCTTCTCTCGTCCCGCCGCGTTTCTCCATAGGAAGGAACGTCATCTGTTTATGTTGGAAAAAGGGAGCGCCTTGGGCTGCGGGGGGCTACGGAGGATGCATCCTTTTGGCATTTGTGTTGGGGGAATTGATATCCGTTATCAGTCGGTGCTAATCTTTTGCAGTATGGGGTGGTTTGGGGGAATGCACGATTCCACTGGGCGCAGCAGTTGTGCTACAGTCAAAACTCAAAACAGATGATTTTGGTTGGGGGATCCTATGTGCGTTGTTTTCTTTCATTGGTTTTGATCAAAAGGAGACGTCTTTTCATGTTATAAAGGTGTTAGGATCGCCATTCTTGTCAAAGATTTGTCGTGTTGGGGCTCGATTTGGTGAGTAAACAGTGTTGCGCCCTTCAGTTCAGCTGGATGGATGCGGcgacgatttttttttttttttttttttttttttgcagttgACGGCAGTCCTGGACAAATGATGAGGTTTCTTTACTTTGGTTTTAGTGATAAGGATGTGTTCTGCAGTACAAATGAAGTATATGTATCTGTTCTATTACAGTTACAGTATGTCCACTTCTGTTTGTAAGAGTGCAGTTATCACTCAAAGGGATATATGTTTGAATGTTTGTTTCAACAGTAGACTATGGCTACTAGCTTGATTTTTCTGGATTTTTGTCTTTAGTTCAAACTTAGGTTCCCTGATCGACCATCATTGATAGCTTGGGTATGGGCAACTTGGTAGCCCCCTTTGCAAGATAGTGAAGTCACTGGTTGACTCGTTTTCTTAAAGAAACCACTTCTCTCTTGGTAATATAGTGGGGAAAAACCAGCTTGTTTATGTTCTGTACTGCTGTGATCAGCAGATCATGCAAACTGGACATGAACTGTTCGTGTTTGCTAGGTTTGACTTCTACGGATGTCATGGACCCTTGTTTCATGGGTCAACAATATTGTTTTAGTTGGAAGTTTGGCTAGAATAGCTATACGTTCTGAACTTATCTTTAGGCATCTAGGCAATGGTAGTCAGTGGAGGCAAGTGTGGTTTTCAATGTTTGAAATAGGATGTTTGATCAATATTATTATGACAACAATTTTGAGGAACTGCAAGTTAATTTTGCTCCTAGCAATTGAATTGTTGTCTGTGCCAAAAAAGTAGCTCCACCTCCGTTGCTTAGGTACATTTAATGTGTGGCCTTGATTTTTGTCTTTTTTATTGGTTAATGATCAATGACTATTTGTTAACAAATGACTGAAATTCTAGCGTTGCTGTTTGTGTTCTGCAGCAACCCcgcttcatttttttttctttcaatatTTTCTACAGGACAACTTGGATAATTGACAGCCAAAGATTTGCCACCAAAATAAAAAATGCTTCTGGGTCTTCAGATCCCAGTAAACAGAAATGGATCAGCAACCCAAGTAAAGAGTGCCCAAAGTGCAGCCATGTCATTGATAACAGTGATGTAAGAGTTGTGCAATGCTATTATGTTGAAGTAGAATTGGGCTAGCTACAATATTTCCACTCCTCCATTAGATATGCCATTTCCATTTCGCTGTAATCAAGCATGGTTAGGAGTAAATAAAAATAATGATATATGAGCAATTGACAAAGATTAACAATTTCCATATCTTAAGGAATTGGTCAACTTGTTTATAAAACTGGAATAATTATATATGGTTATAATTGTATTTGACACTTTAACTGCCTTTTTTTTGAGCCAGCTCATGACCAACTTATATCTTTAGTAGACCTATTATTTCTGAAATGCTTTGACTTTTGCATATACAGTATGAGGCTTTAGCTGTGAATATTCCCTTTACTACAAATCAACATTAAGAAACAATGTCTGAAAGGTTCTATTAAAGTGTGATCAGCTCATGACTGTGTTCTTGCTGCAGGTTGTTCACCAGTGGCCCGGTTTGCCTAAAGGTGTAAAATTTGATCCGTCTGACCAGGAATTAATCTGGCACTTACGGGCAAAACATGGAAAATCTGGTATAAAACCTCATCCGTTCATTGACGAATTTATTCCAACAGTTGAGGAAGATGAAGGCATCTGCTACACTCATCCACAGAAACTTCCAGGTACTTCTTTCTGAAAGATTATGGGATTTTCATGATTAAGGTTCTTAAAAACTTTTACTTTTACTTTCAGATAAGATCAAATGTGAAAATCTGCAGTTTATAGCTACTGTCAAATGCTTATCTTTGTTATTAATTTGTTGTCCTGTGGGACTCTTTTTTGTTGATCACACCCTATGGCCTGCATTTAGCCTAGGAAAACTGCAGATAGGGAAAAAAGGCTTATTTTACTTTTCATTTAGTTTTTCACCATGTCGCTATGCGACAATTAACAACCTGTACAACTCTTGAATTGTTACTGCCTTCTTTCAAACAGACATTTCACATTCTGGTTGGAACAATACTCCACTTGTTTTTCAACACTCAAAAGTCATCTCTGTCCATTTCAGGTGTTAAGCAAAATGGACGTAAATCACATTTCTTCCACAGAACATTTAAGGCCTACAACACTGGGACTAGGAAGCGTCGAAAGATAAACACTGATGATGCTGATGTCCGTTGGCACAAGACAGGCAAGACAAAGCCAGTATTAGTTGATGGAAAACAGCTTGGCTGTAAGAAAATAATGGTGCTTTATATGAGCCTGGCAAAGGGTGGGAAGGCTGAGAAGACCAATTGGGTGATGCACCAGTACCACCTAGGCACTGGAGAGGATGAGAGAGATGGTGAATATGTCGTCTCCAAATTATTTTTTCAGCAACAGTTTAAACCTGGGGACAAGAATGCTCAAGAGCTAACCACATCGGATGATCTGGAATCAATGGCTGCTGAAGCAGATCTCCCTGATTTTACTACTTTGCCCGCTGACAAACATGTTGGTACAATCCAAGTTGTCCATAATTCTGAGCATAATCTTGACCAGGTAACCACATCGGATGATCTGGAATCAATGGCTGCTGAAGCAGATCTCCCTGATTTTACTACATTGCCCGCTGACAAACATGTTGGTACAATCCAAGTTGTCCATAATTCTGAGCAGAATCTTTACCAGGTAACTGAATATTCTTGTGTACATTATCTATATTTTATATGTCGCGCACATTTGTGGGTGATAGGTATGTTCAACCAGAAAATAGAACATATACTGCTAACTTGTTTTTTGATAATTGAAAATACATTTTTTCTGCCTAATGTGCAGGTTAACCGAAACTGTGAAATAAACATTGAAGAGACTGTTGTCCTCCCACCCTCTGAAAAAGCAGAGGATGGAGATAATCCCCAATCGCAAGATCCGAAGTTGTGGGAAGGTGATTCCCAATTTGAACTGTTAGACTCTCAGCAGCTGGCAGAAGGACTCGCTCTCTGGGGGGATGAGTTCCTCCTGAGTCAGTCTCAGACCTCCTGTGGCGGTGGAGATGGACCTAGAGTGACCAAGCCTTGCCTGGCTGCTTATGCCCACCTGTCAGCAGAGGACTTCAAGAAGGATTTAGAAGAGTGCCAGCGGTTGGAGCCCACAGATAACACAAACCTTGAGCTTGACAACACTAATGAGTTTCGACTGAGCCAAATTGTATGGTTCCGGTACCATCAGTTACATGATCAGTTCTCCATTTCTCCCCGTACTTGCTAAACTTGACCTCTGCCTGCAGGATTTTTCACAGGATAGCTTTACAACATGGGCAGGTGCCAAGATGACTGACGACTGACGCTGCTCTGCTGCACTCTCGGCACCGCTTGGTACATGAAGAAACAGCTGATCTGTTTTTTGTGAGACTGCAGTGAAATCTGCACCAACAGTGGTCTCCCTTTTGCATTGAGTTGCTCCGGTGCACATGAACCGATTTATATGAAATATGAAAGGCTGAGGAATCATGCTTTACCAACTGTTCAGTACTGTTCAGTGTGAgattggcctttcttggttgcatCAGCTTGTACATTTTGTAATAAACACCCTCATTTTAGTTGGCAGACCAATTGCCTGTTTGGAATGGGTATTGCTCTACTAATTTTAGGATATCTGAGGGATTGGCATTTCAGTCTCTTCTTTCCACGCAGGTCCTGGTTCAACCAACGGAAGCATAGATGTAGTGAGTTGGAAAAATGCTCTAAGTTTTCAATTACAAACAGTGGCACGCCTTCTCTTCAGCTCTTGTATAGCGAGGCTGGGCAACAAATCTATCCTAGAGCATCTCTAGCAATGCTACCTACAATATATTATCTACTTGTTTGGGTAGTCACATATTTTAatactactcttttttttttctctagcAACATTGCCTAAAACAGGCCTTCTATATCCATCCTTGTAGAGAATGACATGTTGGGCATACATATCATCTTCCTCCTTATCTTGTTGCCAATGATGAACTTGGCCATGTCGCTCGCGTGTTGGATGGCCGCCCGCAGGGGAGATCAAGCTCGCGCCGGTGGAGGGCCGCCCACGACAGGCGCCGGTGAGCTCGGGCGGGACGGCGACAGACGGACACCGTGGGGCCGGACAGGGTGACAAGGTCGAGTAGGGGTGGCGTGGTCGAAGCAACCGCCGGCGATGAAGAAGACCGTCGACGCTGGGCGGGAGGAAGGCCGGCGGCAACCTCTGTGCGGGCGGTTCGCTAGCGCAGCGATGGGTGCATGGTGAAAACTACCGAAGAAAATTTTTGGATAGTGTATCGGTTGGCCCAATCAGGGCACTGACAATCTAGACCCACTCGTCATTCTCAACACTCTACCTAGATAAGCtattgttggcggtcactaacgatcaaatccgaccgccaaataaagtccaaaacaggagaaataaacCACCTTTTGACACATATACCTTTACTATTGGCATAGTTctacttgtattggagaaaacatgttttgcaggacacatattcgaatacaagtggaaaaccaagcaaaaggcgcAAAATAGAAAGCGTAAAGCAGAAATGCGCAACGAGAGAAATAGAGAAGCCCACCTTCACGCAACGACCTGGGCCGAGCACCACCGGGGGAAGGGTCCAGGCTTAGGCCCCCACCGCCGCCTCTCGGGCCCACGCTCCTCCGGCggttgcatgcctccatgcataGGCGGTTTTGGCCGGTTTCCTATTTTGTTGGTGCCAAACCGACCACACTCCACTATAAAAAAAGGGGGTGGAGCTCTCCTTCAACGCACAcaacatttggagctacacacctcacctctctacttgtaatctttagttcttagtagtagtttggagctagcaagagctagcaaggagggcttggctccttggaagaaaagagagaaagcttggtatgaatacaaagagaatttcttccaaagtcatgctctcatatcttcaatatagtagtgcatatgaactagagtatagttgtcttgttattatcatgatatatgaactagcatatagtttgcgtgttatgatcttaacatgttcaaatttatgcttaaccattcatatgacttatatgagtagaagtagagctagggatGAGGTGGCGGTTTGtcgttccttcgggtttgcccatattcttgcttgtcgatccgtagggtcggagTCCCGGGGGATATGGGTAGTGTCCTTGTACACGGGCGTGGTGCTCGGGTGCACAGGAACCGAACCTTCGGATATTGACGGTGTccccggttgaggggtaggcggcaggtgctGATAGCCCTATCCTTCCCTTGTAATCTTCCATGTTCGGATActgtgtaggagtcttaaagtctcccATGCGCTGGCAGACCAGTTCCAGGAGATCTTCCCGTTCATCttaaacttagttctaactctagtcatataacttgtatgatcattaactgttctttatatagctatattagaacatgcggGCTACATGTAGGAACatttttttattctttgttttccttttgtccttgaggttggcctggatgtgtgtccactatcatTGATATACCATTTTTGCCCCTGTCATGAACTATTGGTTTGCTAATGTAAGTATGTAaccttgttcatgctcatgctagactcttacaccttgccctcctttgggaaaatataaataacaataccctgaatactttcgggaGAAATGCTACAagtgcgcttgcggatatttttggtaatcgttaagaactgtcatagttggtgtttcttggcggcgtcgctaaggttaactcaatcttagtgatggtgttaagaaataccaataggcatttctggcgccgttgccgaggatggacttaaaacctccacacttggtgattgcgctaagaaatatcaacaagcatttctaacgCTATTGTCGGGGAAGGCATAGGTGAAAAGAATCTAGTAAGACATGATCATGAGCATgtgcatgtaatggtagccatagtttatgtaggctaattctgcttgttttctccctattgtggatgaaaacaggatagtgtatgagtAGTTTTGATCTGCCGAACAACTACACCGATAATCcgaaggcactcctaaggaagagtcGGTCCCATaccgcttcttcttctgctactccGTCGGCAGTTGAACCAGTCACCCCCATACCATCCGCTACTACCGCTATGGCCAAGACACTCTACGACTACTCCACCCCCGTTGTTGCCAACATGCCCATTGGGCCCGCTGTCAACACGGGTACCAGAAACTTCAAGCTACGCACTGGCCTGATCACGACGGTGCAAGCAAACCAATTCTGTGGTTTGCCAAGCGAGgacgcaagtgcacacttgcaacacaTCCTGGAGCTGTGCGACACCATCGTCATCAAAGATGTTGCACCAGCTAGCATAAGGCTAtgtctgtttcccttctccctcgcgAGGAAGGCGAAACATTGGTTTTATAAGGAAAAGGAAGATGTCAGTACGTGGGACAAATGTTCTGCGGCGTTTCTCGTGAAATTTTACCCCATGGGtaaaaccaatgccctgagggggaAAAATTCAAACTTTCGGCAGACTTCAATGGAATCCATCCCCAAGGCGTGGGAGAGGCTGCAGGATTATATCCAAGCCTGCCCACACCACAGAATGGAAAACTGGTTTGTGCTCTAGAACTTCTACATGGAGCTTATGCCCATGTCGAAGGGGCACGTGGATGCCGCGCTGGAGGAGAGTTCCTTTCCCTAACCATCGAAGGAGCTATGGCTCTCATTGAGAAGATGGTGGCCAATCAaagtgttgacggtcactaacatcaattataaaccgtcaacataccTTGTATTTATACtttaattctatcaccaaacataggtataggggtttaaactaataaatttcatgagttttggtgaatctgtgttttcagcatgGTTTatccagacaaccgtcaagggggacctattcgtcaatggaaattatggaattccgcCGCCAAACCGACgcgggaagactctagaa includes these proteins:
- the LOC136527705 gene encoding SUPPRESSOR OF GAMMA RESPONSE 1-like; the encoded protein is MTGTTWIIDSQRFATKIKNASGSSDPSKQKWISNPSKECPKCSHVIDNSDVVHQWPGLPKGVKFDPSDQELIWHLRAKHGKSGIKPHPFIDEFIPTVEEDEGICYTHPQKLPGVKQNGRKSHFFHRTFKAYNTGTRKRRKINTDDADVRWHKTGKTKPVLVDGKQLGCKKIMVLYMSLAKGGKAEKTNWVMHQYHLGTGEDERDGEYVVSKLFFQQQFKPGDKNAQELTTSDDLESMAAEADLPDFTTLPADKHVGTIQVVHNSEHNLDQVTTSDDLESMAAEADLPDFTTLPADKHVGTIQVVHNSEQNLYQVNRNCEINIEETVVLPPSEKAEDGDNPQSQDPKLWEGDSQFELLDSQQLAEGLALWGDEFLLSQSQTSCGGGDGPRVTKPCLAAYAHLSAEDFKKDLEECQRLEPTDNTNLELDNTNEFRLSQIDFSQDSFTTWAGAKMTDD